DNA from Actinoplanes sp. SE50/110:
CCAGGCGGCGGGGCGGCCGAGCACGGTGCGGGGCTGCGCCTCCGGGATCAGTTTCCGGTAGTCCGCGAGCCGGGTGCGACCCTTCCAGACGTTCAGGCGCAGCGAGCCGCTCGGCAGTGTCACCGTGCACTCGTACCACTCGCCGTGCGGGTCGTACGACGTGCTGATGCCTTTGACCGTCCCCGACGCGTCGACGAGGGTGAGGATCTCGGGCCGGTTGATCAGCGGGCACAGCTCGGTCTCCGCTTTGCGGTGCCCCGGGTCGGTCGACTCCGGACACGCCTGGCGGCTGCCGGCCGCGTGCGCATCGGCCGGGCTGCGCCAGCGGCCGAGCAGCATGCCACCGGCATAGACAGCGACGATCACGATGACGACCGCCGGACCGATCCAGGTGAGAAGCCGTCCTCGTCGCATGGCCGAGAGACTACAGGCGGTTAATGGATCGTTCGCGGTGGCCGGTGGATGTTAGGGTTCCGGCGCTTAAGGGGGAGTCCAGTGCCGAAGCTGAATCAGATCATCGCGGTGGAGAAGGGCGTCAAGAGCAAGGCTTTCGCCGATCTCAGCGACGCGCACCACGCCGTGCAGAAGACCGGGCCGCTGGCCGGCATCTCGCGCACCTATCAGCCGAAGGACGAGGAGGGCGAGCAGCTGCCCGCCGAGTCGACCCGGGTGCAGATCAAGGCCGAGGAGATCCTGCGCGACGTCGGCGCCACGCTGACCCGGCTCTTCGACGTGACCGCCACCAAGGACTGGACGAACGGCGTGGCCCGCGCCGACGTGGTCGTCGACGGCCGGACGATCGCCGCCCAGGTCCCGGTGACCTATCTGCTGTTCCTCGAGAAGCAGCTGGTCGACCTGCACACGTTCGTCAAGAAGCTGCCGGTGCTGGACGCCGCCGAGTCGTGGCTGCGCGACGACTCCACGGACAGCTGGCGGACCGAGCCGGTGCGGACCAACCGGACCAAGAAGGTGCCGCGCAACCACGTCAAGGCGGAGGCCACCGACAAGCACCCGGCCCAGGTCGAGGTGTACTACGAGGATGTGACCGTCGGCTACTGGACGACGGTGAAGTTCTCCGGGGCGCTGCCGGCGAAGCGGGTCAACGAGATCCTCGACCGGGTCCTGGCCCTGCAGACCGCGGTCAAGTTCGCCCGCGAGGAGGCGAACAACACCGAGGCCGTCGACCAGCGGGTCGGCGCGGCCGTGTTCGGATACCTGTTCGGGTAACACACAGACTCCCCGTGGGAGCGCGGGGATGCGCCGGCGACGGCGTGAAGCTGACACCTGAAGTTGAAGCTGACACCACCGGTCACAGTGCAGGTTCAAATCCTGCCCCCCGCACCAGGCGCGCGGGGGTAGCCCAAGCCTGGCAGAGGCAGCCGGTATCACACTCAGATTCTCGCTCCAAGGTCAGCATTCACCACTGATCACCAGATCGAGGGGGCCGGGACCACGACTGCGGATGCTGGTTCAACTCCAGTCCGCCGTGCTTCGAACGGCGGTAGTTTAAAGGCAAAACACGTTGTCTTCAGACTGATCCCGCTCTTAAACGTGCTGGTGTGTGCAATTCAGTGGTAAAGAGGGTCCCGGTGGATGGCCATTCCGCCGGGACCCGCCACATGTCAGCCGCGGAACCGGGCGAACTTCTCGATCGCGGCCGGGGTCACCGGGGTGAACAGGTTGACCAGGCCGCCGCTCGGGTCGCGCAGCAGGGTGGACCGGTTGCCCCACGGCATGGTGGTCGGCGCCAGCAGCACCTCGCCGGCGGCGGGGACGGCGTCGACGTCGTCGACCAGGAATTCGGTGATCCGCTCCCCCGCCCGGATGGACGGTGGCACGGTCGCGGCGCCGGCGATCGCGAGGGTGCCGCTGCCGGTGACGATCTCGGCGAAGTCCGCGGTGATCCGGTGCGCGGGCAGGCCGGTGACCTTCTCGTAGAAGTCGATGAGCCGGGCGACGTCGGCGGTGATCACGCGTTGCGAAACGAGGTTCATGCCGAGCAGGCTAGGGCCGATACTGGACAGCTTCCGCCCACTATTGTCAAGGGCGTGACCAGGCCCACCGCCCGCGTGCTGACCCTGCTGGAGCTGCTGCAGTCCGGCGGCCTGCGCACCCTCGCCGACCTGTCCGAGCGCCTGGGCGTCGACGCGCGCACCGTCCGGCGCTACGTCCAGCACCTGGTCGACCTGGACATCCCGGTCGAGTCGGTGCGCGGGCGGCATGGCGGCTACCGGCTGGCCCGCGGGCACCGGCTGCCGCCGCTGATGTTCACCGAGGAAGAGGCACTCGCCGTGCTGCTGGGCCTGTCCGGCGACTCGACGAGCAGCGCCACCGCGGCCGCCAAGCTGCGCCGGGTGCTGCCCGCGCCACTGCAGCGCAAGCTCGACGCGGTCCGCGAGTCACTGACCGTCACCACGCCGGCCGCGGCCGCCCCGGACGGCACCATCCTGCTGACCGTGTCGGCGGCGCTGCGCGACCACCAGCCGATCCGGATCACCTACGGCGGCCGGGAGCGCACGCTGCACCCGTACGGCCTGGTCCGGCACCATGACCGCTGGTATGTCAGCGGCCTCGACCCGGAGATCGGCGCGGAGCGCACCTTCCGGCTGGATCGGGTCGAGGCGGCCCGCCCGCTGCCCGGCACCTTCCCGCCACCCTCCGATTTCGACCCGGCCGCGCGGTTGCTGGCCGGCTTCGCCACGGCCGCTTACCGGCACGCGGTCCGCGTGCGCGTCCAGGCCACCGCGGACCATCTGCGCTCCCGGTTGCCGGCCGGCCTCGCGGTGATCCACGACGACGGCGCCGACTGGGTACGGGTCGACCTGCACGCCGAGCGCCTCGACTGGGTCCCGGCGCTGCTGGCCGCCGTGGACCGCCCGTTCATCATCGAGCAGCCGCCGGAGCTGCGCATCCTGGTCGCCGAGCTGGCCGACCGGCTGGCCGCCGCCTCCCGCCGGCCGGAGCATCCACGTCCGGTCACGCCGGCCCGACGCCGGCCCCGGTCAGACGCCGCCGATCAGACCGGGTCGGGCGTCTCGTCTCCGCTGCCGGGGTGGGCCGCGGGCTCCACCAGCCCGGCATCGCGGCCCCGGCCGGCAGGGCCGGACTGATCGCCGACCGGGCCACGGTCACCGCGGTCGCCACGCCCCGCGTGATCGACACTCCGGCGGGACCGAGCAGGCGGCGCCGCCGCGGGGCGAACGCGCATGGCGAAAGACCCTGGGCGGCCACGGCCCGGCGGCCATCCGACGTACGCAGCATCGTCCCGATCGAGGCCGGATCCGGAAGCCGGCCGCGGACGGTGAGCCACACGGCGACCGCCGCGACCGCGACAGGGACGCCGTTCCGGAAACGCGACACGCTCATCCAGCCGCCCTCGGGCGCTGCACTTTAGGCAAATTTGCCGTTCGCGAAGTGAGAGATCCGCATTAAAGTTGCGGGGTGGACGAGAACCTCGGGCTGCGCGAACGCAAGAAGATGGCCACCCGGATGGCGCTGCACGAAGCCGCCGTCCGGCTGGCCGCCGAGCGCGGCGCGGACAACGTCACCATCGACGCCATCGCGGAATCGGCAGGGGTCTCCCGGCGAACGTTCACGAACTACTTCGCGAACAAGGAGGAGGTCTTCTACTACCGCGAGGCCCACCGGATGCGCCGGCTGTGCGCCTCGATCAGCGCCCAGCCCACCGGCGACCCGTGGACCGTGCTGACCGGCGCCGCCCTGGAGCTGATGACCGAGGCCGCCACGGACCCCTCCGACCTGTGGCTGAAACAGCGCCGCGAACTGCACCGGGACCCGCACCACCTGGCCCACCAGATCGCCGCGTACACGGCGATCGAGAAGGAGCTCGCCGCCCTGATCGCCGACCGGGTGACCGGGCCGGACGCCGACCTGCGCGCCCGGGTCCTGGTCGCCCAGTTCATGACGGCGTTCCGGTCCAGCGTGCAGTACTGGATGGAGCATCCGGAGACCTCGCTGCCGGAAACTTTCCGCAAGGTCACCGCGATGGTCGCGACCGTGGCCTGAGCCCGGTCGACACTCCCCGCAGCGGGGCGGCCGGAATCGCGACGGGCACCATCGCCGGGAGGATGCCGGCCCGGCCCCACCGGGTGTCCGAGGTCGAGCGTCGGCTAGGCGTCGTGGAAGGGAGCAGGCTCGGCGGCGATCCGTTTGGCCATCAGGCAGAACTCGTTGCCTTCCGGATCTTCCAGGACCACCCAGGAGCCGCTGCCGATGATGCTCGACCGCCGGGCGCCGAGCGCGAGCAACCGGGTGAGTTCCTCGTCCTGACCGCGGTCCGTGGGACAGACGTCGAAGTGCAGGCGGTTCTTCGTCGCCTTCCGGTCGCCGACGTGGAGGAACAGGATGTCCGGGCTGCTCGTCGCCCCGCGGATCGCCACGCCGGTCGCATCGCGGGCGAAGATCCGGTAGCCCAGCACGCCGCACCAGAAACCGGCGAGCAGCTCAGGATCCCGGCAGTCGACGATGATGTCCCCGATGCGGCTCGTCATGGATCATGACCCTATGCCCGATCCCGCTCCCGGGACAGCCGGCGGACACGCCCGAGTCGACGGAACCACCGTGGCGGCCGACCTGCCAGCTCCCCCTCAGGTGCGGACCACGGACCGGTGAGCAGCCGGGAAGGGTCCGGATCGAGGCCGCGGTGGGCGGCCAGGGCGACGGCGAACCGCTGTGCCGGCAGCAGCTGGGCGAGCGGTTCATGGCGGTCGCGGTGGTCGGCGTCGACGGGATCAGCGCCCGCGGCGGGCTGACCACGCACGACGAGATCGAGGCGAACACCAACGCCACGATGATCCGCCGGGCCGGGACCGAGGTGGTGGTGGTCTGACCGGCCGCCCGCTCAGGCGCGCCACCAGCGCCGGGACGCCAGCGCGGCCAGGGCGGCGCCGGTCGCGTTGAGCAGCACGTCGTCGATCGACGAGACCCGGTCCAGCTGGAACGCGTACTGGGCGGTCTCGATCAGCGCCGAGCAGGCCGCGCCCAGCGCCAGCATCCGCGGCGCCGAGGCCAGCGCCCGGAACCGGATCGGGGCGAAGAAGCCCAGGCCGGCCAGGATCAGCAGGTTGCCGACGATCTGACCGGTGTCCATCGTGAGCAGGTCACGCAGCGGCACCAGGCTGACCCGGCCGGGGACGACGCCGGCACCCGGG
Protein-coding regions in this window:
- a CDS encoding TetR/AcrR family transcriptional regulator is translated as MDENLGLRERKKMATRMALHEAAVRLAAERGADNVTIDAIAESAGVSRRTFTNYFANKEEVFYYREAHRMRRLCASISAQPTGDPWTVLTGAALELMTEAATDPSDLWLKQRRELHRDPHHLAHQIAAYTAIEKELAALIADRVTGPDADLRARVLVAQFMTAFRSSVQYWMEHPETSLPETFRKVTAMVATVA
- a CDS encoding VOC family protein; the encoded protein is MNLVSQRVITADVARLIDFYEKVTGLPAHRITADFAEIVTGSGTLAIAGAATVPPSIRAGERITEFLVDDVDAVPAAGEVLLAPTTMPWGNRSTLLRDPSGGLVNLFTPVTPAAIEKFARFRG
- a CDS encoding YafY family protein, with the protein product MTRPTARVLTLLELLQSGGLRTLADLSERLGVDARTVRRYVQHLVDLDIPVESVRGRHGGYRLARGHRLPPLMFTEEEALAVLLGLSGDSTSSATAAAKLRRVLPAPLQRKLDAVRESLTVTTPAAAAPDGTILLTVSAALRDHQPIRITYGGRERTLHPYGLVRHHDRWYVSGLDPEIGAERTFRLDRVEAARPLPGTFPPPSDFDPAARLLAGFATAAYRHAVRVRVQATADHLRSRLPAGLAVIHDDGADWVRVDLHAERLDWVPALLAAVDRPFIIEQPPELRILVAELADRLAAASRRPEHPRPVTPARRRPRSDAADQTGSGVSSPLPGWAAGSTSPASRPRPAGPD
- a CDS encoding VOC family protein, whose protein sequence is MTSRIGDIIVDCRDPELLAGFWCGVLGYRIFARDATGVAIRGATSSPDILFLHVGDRKATKNRLHFDVCPTDRGQDEELTRLLALGARRSSIIGSGSWVVLEDPEGNEFCLMAKRIAAEPAPFHDA